In Borreliella spielmanii, the genomic window ATTAAAATCGTAATTTGTTGTTTCTGTAGATATTATAACATCTCCTACTTTTACGAATTTATTTTTGTTGCTATAAATTCCACTAGCAACTCCAGCATTGATTATATGACTAATTTTGTATTTTGATATAATATAGCTTGTCCAAAAAGCTGTATTTATTTTTCCAACTCCCGTAGCTATGGTAATTATATTATGATTAAGCACTTTCCCAATAGTAATCTTTTTTTTTCTTCTATGTTCTTCTATTGAAATAGATTTTTTATTTTGAATAATTTTATCTATTTCTGCTATTTCTGCTTTTGTAGCTGATATTATTAAAATATTGCTTTGAGAATTTTCATCTGATTCATTTATTTTTGGCTCATTTCCCCAAATATTTAAAACAATAGATAAAAAAATTATTAATGGGTTTGTTATATTTTTGATTTTCATAAAGAAAGCTCCATATATGTTTTTTATTAATTTTATAAATTAATATTTCTATATTTTCATTAGTTTAAATAGTATTGCAATATTATACTATTTATAATATTGCATTGGTTGGATTAGATTTTTCAAATTGTAAAAATTTAAACTAGAAAAACTTCAATAATTATACATAGCTAATCTTTCATTATTTGTTTTATTATTGTCTACAATAGTAAAACAAAATTTTTAGTTAAGCGTAAAATTTAAATTTAATTGATTCGTGTAGTATACTTGCTTACATTACTATAATAATTTTTATTATAAGTAAATTTTAATTATTTTTAATTTTTGAAATTAAGGAGGGGAGATTTATGGTCAAAAAAAGTTGTTATTTCATCAACATCTATAATGTTATCTATTTTCTCATTAAGTTGTGATTTGCGAAAAGAAAATGCTGGAAACAAAATAGGTAGTGTTATTAGTTCGGGAAAAGATTATTGGGATAATTTAGGTTGTAAATATTTAAGTGGATCTGAAAAATCTATATTCAATGCATTTCCTAAGTCTAAAAAAAGTCAAGTGTTTTATTCTATTTTAAAGAAAGAAAACGGAAAAGATGCTATACAATTATTAATTAATTGGGGTATAGATTTTCAAACAGCAAGCTCTATTGCTATTAGCATAGATAAAGAATTAGTAGAGCTTAAGAATTCTCAAATTAAATTATCCGATAACGATTCTTATGAGGTAGGGAATGCCGGGAATTATAATTTACCTTACAGCAGTATTGACAGTGATAATAACTTATTAAGTGCTGATAGTTCCTTCTATTCTAATTTAGACAGCAATGATAATGCAAATACGAATTATTTAAATAGCCAGAACTATACATATCAAGAATATACCAATAAACAAGCACAAGAAATGCAAGAAATATTTAAGAAATATAAAATTTTTAAAGAAAATGCTTATAAGCTTTCACAAACTTTGAATAAGTCTACTTCTTATGCCGAGGAATTAAACACAAAATTATCTGAAATCAATACGAAAGAAAATAATAAATTTATTTTAAAAGCAGATGATATAAAAGATATAATAAGATTAATAGCCCGAATAAAAATGACTCAATATACAGATTTGTCAAAAAAAATACTTGATAATAACTTTTCAAACATAGCTAGTGATGAAGAGTCAGCTCGTTATGTTCTTTTATATAAGAATACTAATAATCCTTATCTTGAAGTTCGAAAAATACTTGGCAGCATTTTAAGCAAGATATCAAGCATAGTAGGGGGATCTAAGGCTAATGTAGTAGATATTGAGGACTATGAAAAAATTAAAAAAGCTAAAGAGTATGCTCAAGGTGTGCTTGACATATTAAAATCAATAGATTCTGGAGAGGCCATAGAAGCTGTTTTAAATAAAGCAAAGCAGCTAGAAAAAAATAACTAGAAAAGCATTAAAGAATAATAAAGTATTATTGAATATACTCTAAAAAGATAAAGACATAGATTTATTTTAAGTTAAATCTATGTCTTTTATTAAGCCAATTTGGAAAGGAAGTTAAAGGTGGCTTAGATATTCTAATTTTTATAGTTTAAAATAATAGATAAAAGGCCCTTTATAATTTTTGTGAACATTTTTCTTATAGGTAATAATTTTTAAACAAATTTTCAATCTTTTCTAAATTTAAATTATCTAAAGCCTCTTTTACAGACAATAAGCGATTAACTATTTTTTGAGGGTTAATTTATACAATATGTCATTTAAAAAACAATTATT contains:
- a CDS encoding 5'-methylthioadenosine/adenosylhomocysteine nucleosidase; protein product: MKIKNITNPLIIFLSIVLNIWGNEPKINESDENSQSNILIISATKAEIAEIDKIIQNKKSISIEEHRRKKKITIGKVLNHNIITIATGVGKINTAFWTSYIISKYKISHIINAGVASGIYSNKNKFVKVGDVIISTETTNYDFNLHRFGYEIGHIPEHPKKFKANTALIRKVSKIKIKNTTSYLGLIITGDQFIDHQNFQEIPEEFENAIAIDMESAAMAQVAYNFKIPFIIIRGISDIVNNENNYDDYKKFLKKASSNSAKIVENLIKLM